One window from the genome of Haladaptatus paucihalophilus DX253 encodes:
- a CDS encoding adenosylcobalamin-dependent ribonucleoside-diphosphate reductase — protein sequence MSGAHEADADDVTLPVKRTEGDTLEDRMTGNAYQNILPARYLRKNAEGELVESQDDLFPRVAKNIALAEAVYEAEKQGVELTVTPEQLKPDHPRRDELAAEVFGKGTTAADDAETTLSVYNVNKFAYETVVPELPDDIRDHVESVRDEFGDLMEGLSFIPNSPTLMNAGDELQQLSACFVDSPGDDITDIHQTAKEAAEVFQSGGGMGYAFWRLRPYGDAVGSTGGIASGPITFMRTYDQMCETIAQGGARRGAQMGVMRVSHPDVIQFIHAKNKDVSLANTLRLNDPDDYTHTSFKEALEEARELIDDDGRVPKHLRNAAEGHLSNFNISVGVTDDFMEALYNDEEFVFTNPRTEEPHVATEHTKEMYDMFGLGDYVTPGEVLSIPAKVLWDRIVEGAWENGEPGIIYLERVNKQHSFDVEKHPDHRILATNPCGEQPLEEYEACNLGHINLSTLADLDAPDWRVWYDENGDNYGSLSEAVDAFLREGIDWEEFDHRIEYGTRFLENVVTMSDFPVEKIEQKVRDMRKIGLGIMGLAQLYIQLGVRYGSEEGNEIAKQLMTHINHESKWASHELAEERGSFNDWEDSKYANPTEYAEWFEKQTGLDAEKWKDGFAVRNHNTTTIAPTGTTSMVGNTTGGCEPIYNVAYYKNVSDDVQGDEMLVEFDDYFLRTLEANDIDVDAVKEEAQTQMANNEFSGVEGLETVPDAIGELFVVTGDLTGKQHAAVQCSCQQGVDSAISKTCNFPNSASKEDMDEVYRYIYDHGGKGVTVYRDGTRSKQVLTTRADNAEFADEEEAAETIVEQIEEVFGGVEGFIENEDVQTALGTELDDLVGEGVTGGAYAQERPRPDVLHGVTQRVDTGYGKMYININEDENGEPFELFATIGNSGGFTNSFTEALAKVISYALRSGVDPNEIASDLQGIRSPKVAWDKGEQINSIPDAIGVAMRRYLDGEIEKASYPQQKTLEETADDTEADGGAVETETQKDASQSLIDAGESPECPECGSLSLYFSEGCKTCESCGWSECS from the coding sequence ATGAGCGGCGCGCACGAGGCGGACGCCGACGACGTAACCCTCCCGGTCAAGCGAACCGAGGGCGACACCCTCGAAGACCGGATGACGGGCAACGCCTATCAGAACATCCTTCCGGCCCGGTATCTCCGGAAGAACGCGGAGGGCGAACTGGTCGAATCACAGGACGACTTGTTCCCGCGCGTGGCGAAGAACATCGCGCTCGCCGAGGCCGTCTACGAGGCCGAAAAGCAGGGCGTCGAACTCACCGTCACGCCCGAACAGTTGAAACCCGACCACCCCCGGCGCGACGAACTCGCGGCCGAAGTGTTCGGTAAAGGGACAACGGCGGCAGACGACGCCGAAACGACGCTTTCGGTCTACAACGTCAACAAGTTCGCCTACGAGACGGTCGTCCCCGAACTCCCCGACGACATCCGCGACCACGTGGAGTCCGTCCGGGATGAGTTCGGCGACCTGATGGAAGGGCTCTCGTTCATCCCCAACTCGCCGACGCTGATGAACGCGGGCGACGAACTCCAGCAGCTTTCGGCGTGTTTCGTCGACTCGCCCGGCGACGACATCACGGACATCCACCAGACGGCCAAGGAGGCCGCCGAGGTGTTCCAGTCCGGCGGCGGCATGGGCTACGCCTTCTGGCGACTCCGGCCGTACGGCGACGCGGTGGGTTCGACGGGCGGCATCGCCTCCGGTCCGATCACCTTCATGCGCACGTACGACCAGATGTGCGAGACCATCGCGCAGGGCGGTGCCCGGCGCGGCGCACAGATGGGCGTCATGCGCGTCTCGCACCCGGACGTCATCCAGTTCATCCACGCGAAGAACAAGGACGTGAGCCTCGCCAACACGCTCCGCCTGAACGACCCCGACGACTACACGCACACGTCGTTCAAGGAGGCGCTCGAAGAGGCCCGCGAACTCATCGACGACGACGGACGCGTCCCGAAACACCTCCGCAACGCCGCCGAGGGACACCTCTCGAACTTCAACATCTCGGTCGGCGTGACCGACGACTTCATGGAGGCGCTGTACAACGACGAGGAGTTCGTCTTCACCAACCCGCGGACGGAGGAACCGCACGTCGCCACCGAACACACGAAGGAGATGTACGACATGTTTGGCCTCGGCGACTACGTTACGCCCGGCGAAGTGCTCTCCATCCCGGCGAAGGTCCTCTGGGACCGCATCGTTGAGGGCGCGTGGGAGAACGGCGAACCCGGAATCATCTACCTCGAACGGGTGAACAAGCAACACTCCTTCGACGTCGAGAAACACCCGGACCACCGGATTCTGGCGACGAACCCGTGCGGCGAACAGCCGCTCGAAGAGTACGAAGCTTGCAACCTCGGCCACATCAACCTCTCGACGCTCGCCGACCTCGACGCCCCCGACTGGCGCGTCTGGTACGACGAGAACGGCGACAACTACGGGTCGCTCTCGGAGGCCGTCGACGCCTTCCTCCGCGAGGGCATCGACTGGGAGGAGTTCGACCACCGCATCGAGTACGGCACCCGCTTCCTCGAAAACGTCGTCACGATGTCCGACTTCCCGGTCGAGAAGATAGAACAGAAGGTCCGGGACATGCGCAAAATCGGACTGGGAATCATGGGACTGGCCCAGCTGTACATCCAACTCGGCGTCCGCTACGGCAGCGAGGAGGGCAACGAGATTGCAAAGCAGTTGATGACCCACATCAACCACGAGTCCAAGTGGGCCTCCCACGAACTCGCCGAGGAGCGCGGGTCGTTCAACGACTGGGAGGACTCGAAGTACGCGAACCCGACCGAGTACGCCGAGTGGTTCGAAAAGCAGACCGGCCTCGACGCCGAGAAGTGGAAGGACGGCTTTGCAGTCCGCAACCACAACACGACCACCATCGCGCCGACGGGCACCACCTCGATGGTCGGCAACACCACGGGTGGCTGTGAGCCGATTTACAACGTCGCCTACTACAAGAACGTCTCCGACGACGTGCAGGGCGACGAGATGCTCGTCGAGTTCGACGACTACTTCCTCCGCACGCTGGAGGCGAACGACATCGACGTGGACGCGGTGAAAGAAGAGGCCCAGACGCAGATGGCGAACAACGAGTTCTCCGGCGTCGAAGGGCTGGAAACCGTCCCGGACGCCATCGGCGAACTGTTCGTCGTGACGGGCGACCTCACCGGCAAGCAACACGCCGCGGTGCAGTGTTCCTGTCAGCAGGGCGTTGACTCGGCCATCTCGAAGACCTGCAACTTCCCGAACTCCGCCAGCAAGGAGGACATGGACGAGGTGTACCGCTACATCTACGACCACGGCGGCAAGGGCGTCACGGTCTACCGCGACGGCACGCGCTCGAAGCAGGTGCTCACCACGCGCGCCGACAACGCCGAGTTCGCCGACGAGGAGGAGGCGGCGGAAACCATCGTCGAGCAGATAGAGGAGGTCTTCGGCGGCGTCGAAGGCTTCATCGAGAACGAGGACGTGCAGACCGCGCTCGGCACCGAACTCGACGACCTCGTGGGCGAGGGCGTCACGGGCGGCGCGTACGCCCAAGAGCGTCCCCGGCCCGACGTGCTCCACGGCGTGACTCAACGCGTGGACACCGGCTACGGCAAGATGTACATCAACATCAACGAGGACGAGAACGGCGAACCGTTCGAACTGTTCGCCACCATCGGCAACTCCGGCGGGTTCACCAACTCCTTCACGGAAGCGTTGGCGAAGGTCATCAGCTACGCGCTCCGCAGCGGCGTTGACCCGAACGAAATCGCCTCCGACCTGCAGGGCATCCGCAGTCCGAAGGTCGCGTGGGACAAGGGCGAGCAGATCAACTCCATCCCGGACGCCATCGGCGTCGCCATGCGGCGCTACCTCGACGGCGAAATCGAGAAGGCATCCTACCCGCAACAGAAGACGCTCGAAGAGACGGCCGACGACACCGAAGCCGACGGCGGTGCGGTGGAGACGGAGACGCAAAAGGACGCCTCGCAGTCGCTCATCGACGCGGGCGAAAGCCCCGAGTGTCCCGAGTGTGGCTCCCTCTCGCTGTACTTCTCGGAAGGCTGCAAGACCTGCGAGTCGTGTGGCTGGAGCGAGTGCTCGTAA
- a CDS encoding ArsR/SmtB family transcription factor, whose amino-acid sequence MDKALWYLLTATRGGENRARIIRALSERPRNANQLAESLDVEYKTVRHHLDMLVDHGVVEPGDNEYGKLYFLTDRFEHHRDAFEEIMEQIE is encoded by the coding sequence ATGGACAAGGCGCTCTGGTACCTACTCACGGCGACGCGCGGCGGCGAGAACCGCGCGCGCATCATTCGCGCCCTCTCGGAGCGCCCACGGAACGCGAACCAGCTGGCGGAATCGCTCGACGTGGAGTACAAGACGGTTCGACACCACCTCGACATGCTCGTTGACCACGGCGTCGTCGAGCCCGGTGACAACGAGTACGGGAAACTCTACTTTCTCACCGACCGGTTCGAACACCATCGGGACGCGTTCGAGGAGATAATGGAGCAGATAGAATGA
- the trpG gene encoding anthranilate synthase component II, with translation MTRVLFVDNYDSFTYNLVEYTEDALRASGAAFETKVVKNTASLDDIRDFDPDAIVISPGPGHPANERDVGVTAAVLRELSSDIPTLGVCLGLEAAIHEYGGEIGRAPEPVHGKAFPVEHDEKGVFEGIEQGFRAGRYHSLVTTSVPDPFEVSATTTHDGTELVMGIRHREYPIECVQFHPESVLTACGRELIGNFFASYIVSTPAA, from the coding sequence ATGACTCGCGTGCTGTTCGTGGACAACTACGATTCGTTCACGTACAACCTCGTGGAGTACACCGAGGACGCGCTCCGGGCCAGCGGCGCGGCGTTCGAGACGAAAGTCGTCAAGAACACGGCCTCGCTGGACGACATCCGCGACTTCGACCCCGACGCCATCGTCATCAGTCCGGGGCCGGGCCATCCCGCGAACGAGCGCGACGTGGGTGTCACGGCGGCCGTGCTCCGCGAACTCTCGTCCGACATCCCGACGCTCGGCGTCTGTCTCGGACTGGAAGCCGCGATCCACGAGTACGGCGGTGAAATCGGGAGGGCACCCGAACCGGTTCACGGCAAGGCGTTCCCCGTCGAACACGACGAGAAGGGGGTTTTCGAGGGAATCGAGCAGGGCTTCCGGGCCGGACGGTACCACTCGCTCGTGACGACGAGCGTCCCCGACCCGTTCGAGGTGAGCGCGACGACGACCCACGACGGGACGGAACTCGTGATGGGGATTCGCCACCGCGAGTACCCCATCGAGTGCGTGCAGTTCCACCCCGAGAGCGTTCTCACGGCGTGCGGCCGGGAGCTAATTGGGAACTTCTTCGCGTCTTATATCGTCAGTACGCCCGCCGCGTAG